AATGCGGAGCCGAAACGGTAGTTACGTCGGTTAAGACCGACGCCACTGgcaatttctccatttttctcgATGCTCCTCGATTGATGCTCCTTTATGTACTCACCAATTGCACTCTCGTTGTCACTACGCCACTTGTCGACTGCAACGCCGCCCTGCCATCGTTCGGCACCCTCGTCTCGCCGCTGCAGCTCATTGGAAATACCTTCCATGGACTCTTCAATGTCACCAATTTCATTCCGGTAGGGTTCCGATTCGTTCATAGCATTTGAggaattttcttctcttgttgCTGCTCTTACTTTTTAACTCACACTTGAATAAACGAAGCACTTGATCTCTAGAATAATggttttttgtgtttgatttgaaataatttgaggattttatttgttgtgatGATGAACAATGATGTTGCCAATGTGTTTTTGAGCCAATAGTTTGgttgaattaataatatttgaaggCAGCTCAAATCGCACATAAATGGTAACGAACATAATCAAATGAGATCGagatttattatactttttccTATCTAAATTTGGCCTAAATAATTTCGAATACTcgaaaattaaatgtaaatacGATTAGattattgtaataaaatatCCACAAACTTTGTTCTTATTAGTTTATAGAAAATCAATACATCTTTTACTATTTGgacgttttataaatattgttagaATAAAAAGTGATAAATTATAgagatgtttttaaaaatagtaaaataaattaaaatatttacattttttttcattaaatttgttatttttcaccATTTCCGTGTAttataaacaaacattttttaaaaacttttcttAATACAAGAAatactattatatatatcactacctaataaaaaaaaacttaattttaaattttcaacaaatcgTTAAAAAAtaggatagttgcaaatttagctattatattcaaaataattaaatatatggtaactttttaaaaaatttacaaatataacaaaatttgtc
This DNA window, taken from Cucumis sativus cultivar 9930 chromosome 6, Cucumber_9930_V3, whole genome shotgun sequence, encodes the following:
- the LOC116404720 gene encoding phylloplanin-like codes for the protein MSLTSLFIFLLIWTMTSTSSCQLDLIRILLGPAHIYGMLYCTIDGSVIYGEITPTFPNAAVQMQCGAETVVTSVKTDATGNFSIFLDAPRLMLLYVLTNCTLVVTTPLVDCNAALPSFGTLVSPLQLIGNTFHGLFNVTNFIPVGFRFVHSI